A region of the SAR324 cluster bacterium genome:
GAATAAATTGTAGACGCAGTTCAACCTTCTGAATCCATCGGGCTGGCTGTTCAAGACTATGATCGCAATGCTTGTGCAGGTACTCATCTATTAAGTTTCGCCAATGCTGTGAGCAACTGCCAAAAAGCTCTTCCTTATTTCGGAAATAGTTATAAATCGTTCCCTTACCAATACCTGCTTCCCTGGCAATTTGATCCACACTGGTCTTTCGGAACCCATAGTGGAGAAATAGTTTTTCAGCAGCAGCTTGGATTTGTTGCTCCATCCCGTTCATAAGTTCGAGGGGCTTTCCTAGTGCGATATTGGTTATTCAGTTTTACTATTTTTAATATGAATTAGTTTTGATGACCAGTTTAGTCATCCGGTCAACTCCCTGTCAAATCTAAAATTGGACTGGTGACCATTTTTTTCATTTGGTCAAAATCTGATAAGAAATTTTTTCTGAAATGAAAAAATTTTAATGAATTTTGGAGAAATTTATGAAGAGGATGCAAAGTTGCTGTAGACGGACTTCGATAGATTTTTGAAGTCCGTCACACTTTGAAAGGCACTTTCAGGCAGCACCATGCTGTCGGAACCACTGTTGCAGCCGTTGCCAACCATCTGTGGCTGCTTCAGGGTCATAGCTTGGGCGGTAATCCGCATGAAAACCATGTTGGGACTGATCATAGACACGGATTTCAGAGACCGATCCATTGGATTTCAAGGCACTATTCATCCGATTCACGCTTTCCAATGAAATCCCCCGGTCTTTTCCTGCATAGAGTCCCAAGACAGGCCCATTGAGCTGGTCGACAAGATCAATCGGATTTTGAGGCTTCAGCTCATTTGGTTCCCCTTCCAACTGACCATACCACGCCACACCCGCCCGAATCAGGGGATTGTGCGCCGTGTACAACCAAGTGATCCGGCCACCCCAACAGAAGCCAGTAACTCCCATCTTGGTGGTGTCTCCGTGTTTCAATCCAGCCCATGCTGCCGCTGCATCAAGGTCCCTCATCACCTGGGTATCCGGTACTTTTGAAACCACCTTGCCGATAATCTCACGGTAATCTTTGAAGTTTGAAACGTCCCCTTGCCGATAATACAGTTCAGGGGCAATGGCTAGATGCCCCAATTTTGCGAAGCGCCGACAGACATCTTGAATATGCTGATGGACTCCAAAAATTTCCTGAATCACCAGTACAACTGGATAAATTCTGTCTCCAGCTGGGCGAGCGTAATACCCTGGGATACTTCCATCTGTGGTGGGGATGTTGATTTCACTCGCTACGAGTCCATTACTGTCCGTGGTAATTGCAGACTGTGCTTGTATCGGCTGCACAGCCAGAGCGAATCCACCCGTTGCCAAACCTCCAACAACAAACTCTCGGCGGCTGAACTCCATTTTGGGAGCCAAGCTCGCTGCATGCTCTTGCATCTGAATCTCTGTAAGGGGATGAATGATTCATCGAGATAATCATTTGAGTATCTTGATACAAAAACGCTAGCAGCCTTCTTTAATACTGACAACCAA
Encoded here:
- a CDS encoding dienelactone hydrolase family protein, coding for MEFSRREFVVGGLATGGFALAVQPIQAQSAITTDSNGLVASEINIPTTDGSIPGYYARPAGDRIYPVVLVIQEIFGVHQHIQDVCRRFAKLGHLAIAPELYYRQGDVSNFKDYREIIGKVVSKVPDTQVMRDLDAAAAWAGLKHGDTTKMGVTGFCWGGRITWLYTAHNPLIRAGVAWYGQLEGEPNELKPQNPIDLVDQLNGPVLGLYAGKDRGISLESVNRMNSALKSNGSVSEIRVYDQSQHGFHADYRPSYDPEAATDGWQRLQQWFRQHGAA